One Ricinus communis isolate WT05 ecotype wild-type chromosome 1, ASM1957865v1, whole genome shotgun sequence DNA window includes the following coding sequences:
- the LOC8289182 gene encoding translin-associated protein X isoform X2: protein MIYCARGLHWIVLMASKSKPHRPHHQAGTALQSSTKRARTMSTESSFKDAFSKYADYLNNLNEKRERVVKASRDVTMSSKKVIFQVHRLSKYNKEEVLEKAEKDLAAVTDQHMSRLVKELQGTDFWKLRRAYSPGVQEYVEAATFFKFCRTGTLLNLDEINATLLPLSDPSLEPLQLNVLDYLLGLADLTGELMRLAIGRISDGEPEFAERICKFVREIYRELTLIVPHMDDSSDMKTKMDTMLQSVLKIENACFSVHVRGSEYMPLLGSSEPNSFLLGVSDIEL, encoded by the exons atgATTTACTGTGCTCGCGGACTGCACTGGATTGTTCTCATGGCTTCCAAATCTAAACCTCACCGTCCCCATCATCAAG CAGGGACAGCGTTACAGAGCTCAACGAAGAGAGCCAGGACAATGAGCACGGAGTCCTCTTTCAAAGACGCTTTTTCCAAATACGCTGATTATCTCAACAACCTT AATGAAAAGCGAGAGAGAGTGGTCAAAGCCAGTCGCGATGTTACCATGAGCAGCAAAAAGGTCATATTTCAAGTTCACAG ACTCAgtaaatataacaaagaagaaGTTCTTGAGAAGGCAGAAAAGGATTTAGCAGCTGTGACAGATCAGCACATGTCCCGATTGGTTAAAGAACTGCAAGGGACTGATTTTTGGAAGCTAAGACGAGCATACTCTCCTGGG GTACAAGAATATGTTGAAGCTGCAACATTCTTTAAATTCTGCCGAACAGGGACTCTCTTGAATCTGGATGAGATAAATGCTACTTTGTTACCACTCAGTGATCCATCTCTTGAGCCTTTGCAATTAAACGTCCTTGACTATCTTTTGGGG CTTGCAGATTTAACAGGAGAGCTGATGCGGTTGGCAATAGGTCGAATTTCAGATGGTGAACCTGAATTTGCAGAGAGGATATGTAAGTTTGTACGAGAAATCTACAGGGAGCTGACTCTCATTGTTCCGCATATGGATGATAGTTCTGACATGAAAACAAAAATGGATACAATGCTTCAAAGTGTGCTGAAAATAGAGaatg CTTGCTTTAGTGTCCATGTGAGAGGATCAGAGTATATGCCATTGCTTGGATCCAGTGAGCCAAATTCCTTCTTGTTGGGGGTGTCTGACATTGAATTATAA
- the LOC8289182 gene encoding translin-associated protein X isoform X4, with the protein MIYCARGLHWIVLMASKSKPHRPHHQEVAAGTALQSSTKRARTMSTESSFKDAFSKYADYLNNLNEKRERVVKASRDVTMSSKKVIFQVHRLSKYNKEEVLEKAEKDLAAVTDQHMSRLVKELQGTDFWKLRRAYSPGVQEYVEAATFFKFCRTGTLLNLDEINATLLPLSDPSLEPLQLNVLDYLLGLADLTGELMRLAIGRISDGEPEFAERISCFSVHVRGSEYMPLLGSSEPNSFLLGVSDIEL; encoded by the exons atgATTTACTGTGCTCGCGGACTGCACTGGATTGTTCTCATGGCTTCCAAATCTAAACCTCACCGTCCCCATCATCAAG aaGTGGCAGCAGGGACAGCGTTACAGAGCTCAACGAAGAGAGCCAGGACAATGAGCACGGAGTCCTCTTTCAAAGACGCTTTTTCCAAATACGCTGATTATCTCAACAACCTT AATGAAAAGCGAGAGAGAGTGGTCAAAGCCAGTCGCGATGTTACCATGAGCAGCAAAAAGGTCATATTTCAAGTTCACAG ACTCAgtaaatataacaaagaagaaGTTCTTGAGAAGGCAGAAAAGGATTTAGCAGCTGTGACAGATCAGCACATGTCCCGATTGGTTAAAGAACTGCAAGGGACTGATTTTTGGAAGCTAAGACGAGCATACTCTCCTGGG GTACAAGAATATGTTGAAGCTGCAACATTCTTTAAATTCTGCCGAACAGGGACTCTCTTGAATCTGGATGAGATAAATGCTACTTTGTTACCACTCAGTGATCCATCTCTTGAGCCTTTGCAATTAAACGTCCTTGACTATCTTTTGGGG CTTGCAGATTTAACAGGAGAGCTGATGCGGTTGGCAATAGGTCGAATTTCAGATGGTGAACCTGAATTTGCAGAGAGGATAT CTTGCTTTAGTGTCCATGTGAGAGGATCAGAGTATATGCCATTGCTTGGATCCAGTGAGCCAAATTCCTTCTTGTTGGGGGTGTCTGACATTGAATTATAA
- the LOC8264580 gene encoding pentatricopeptide repeat-containing protein At1g18485, with product MISMLQLNNAILQLSSLPPRQHHCHLYNNVKWHKSRPLRQPTIQPRSSLHLSTKTQTTNLFFLPQITNLCQTGNLTEAFTLLQDKLKNENFNSLQTKEAMGILLQACGHQKDIETGKKIHEIVSKSDLYCNDYVLNTRIITMYSACGSVLDSRILFDNLQRKNLFQWNAIVSGYTRNELYSDAIDMFVKLITDTEFNADNFTFPCVIKACTGSLDRGLGEVIHGMVIKMGLLLDVFVGNALIAMYGKFGFVDAAVKVFHYMPVRNLVSWNSIISGFSENGFSKDCFDMLVEMMAGEEGLLPDIATLVTVLPVCAREVDVQMGIRIHGLAVKLGLSEDVRVNNSLVDMYSKCGYLTEAQMLFDKNNRKNAVSWNTMIGGLCTKGYIFEAFNLFREMQMQEDIEVNEVTVLNILPACLEISQLRSLKELHGYSIRHGFQYDELVANGFVAAYAKCGMLICAERVFYSMETKTVNSWNALIGGCAQNGDPRKALNLYIQMTYSGLVPDWFTIGSLLLASAHLKSLRYGKEVHGFVLRHGLEIDSFIGISLLSLYIHCGESSSARLLFDGMEEKSSVSWNAMISGYSQNGLPEDALILFRKLVSDGFQPSDIAVVSVLGACSQQSALRLGKETHCYALKTLLMEDVFVACSTIDMYAKSGCIKESRSVFDGLKNKDLASWNAIIAAYGVHGDGEESIELFERMRKVGQMPDGFTFIGILTVCSHAGLVEEGLKYFNEMQNFHGIEPKLEHYACVMDMLGRAGRLDDALRLVHEMPEQPDSRVWSSLLSFCRNFGELEIGQIVAEKLLELEPKNVENYVSLSNLYAGSGRWDDVRRVRQMIKDIGLQKDAGCSWIELGGKVHSFVAGDNLLPQSKEMSMTWRKLEKKMCKIGYKPNTSAVLHDVDEEKKIEKLRGHSEKLAICFGLLNTTKATTLRIFKNLRICVDCHNASKFMSEVTGREIIIRDNKRFHHFKDGLCSCGDYW from the coding sequence ATGATCTCTATGCTACAACTCAACAATGCTATTCTGCAGCTATCATCACTACCTCCCCGTCAACACCACTGCCACTTATATAACAATGTAAAATGGCATAAAAGCCGCCCCCTTCGACAACCAACAATTCAACCAAGATCATCTCTTCATCTCTCTACCAAAACTCAAACCACTAACCTCTTTTTTCTACCACAGATTACTAATCTCTGCCAAACAGGTAACCTGACTGAAGCATTTACCCTTCTTCAGGACAaacttaaaaatgaaaatttcaattcattacaaacTAAAGAAGCAATGGGTATTCTTCTCCAAGCCTGTGGCCATCAAAAAGACATTGAAACTGGTAAAAAGATACATGAAATTGTTTCAAAATCTGACCTTTATTGCAATGACTATGTTCTTAACACCCGCATTATTACAATGTATTCAGCGTGTGGATCTGTTTTGGATTCTCGTATTTTGTTTGATAATTTGCAAAGGAAGAATTTGTTTCAGTGGAATGCAATTGTTAGCGGGTACACAAGAAATGAACTTTACAGTGATGCTATTGACATGTTTGTGAAATTGATAACTGATACTGAGTTTAACGCTGATAATTTTACTTTCCCTTGTGTGATTAAGGCTTGTACTGGGAGTTTAGATAGGGGCTTAGGTGAGGTGATTCATGGGATGGTGATAAAGATGGGTTTGCTCTTGGATGTCTTTGTGGGTAATGCACTGATTGCTATGTATGGGAAATTTGGTTTTGTTGATGCAGCAGTAAAAGTGTTTCACTATATGCCTGTAAGAAACTTGGTTTCTTGGAATTCAATAATTTCTGGTTTTTCTGAAAATGGGTTTTCTAAAGATTGTTTTGATATGTTAGTGGAGATGATGGCGGGTGAGGAGGGCTTGTTGCCTGATATTGCCACATTGGTGACCGTCTTACCGGTCTGTGCAAGAGAAGTAGATGTTCAAATGGGAATAAGAATTCATGGTTTGGCAGTGAAACTGGGGCTGAGTGAAGACGTAAGGGTTAATAATTCTTTGGTAGACATGTATTCAAAATGTGGGTATTTGACTGAAGCCCAAATGTTATTTGATAAGAATAATAGAAAGAATGCGGTGTCCTGGAATACCATGATTGGAGGGCTTTGTACAAAAGGATACATCTTTGAGGCATTTAATCTCTTCAGAGAAATGCAAATGCAAGAGGATATAGAGGTTAATGAGGTTACAGTGTTAAACATTTTGCCTGCTTGCTTGGAGATATCACAGTTAAGAAGTTTGAAGGAACTTCATGGCTATTCAATTAGACATGGATTCCAATATGATGAATTAGTGGCCAATGGTTTTGTTGCAGCTTATGCTAAGTGCGGGATGCTGATTTGTGCTGAGCGCGTCTTTTATAGCATGGAGACGAAGACTGTGAATTCTTGGAATGCACTGATTGGTGGTTGTGCACAGAATGGAGATCCGAGAAAGGCTCTAAATTTGTACATTCAAATGACATATTCAGGCCTGGTACCTGATTGGTTTACCATTGGTAGTCTTCTTTTAGCTAGTGCCCACCTAAAATCACTACGCTATGGCAAAGAGGTTCACGGATTTGTGCTGCGACATGGGTTagaaattgattcatttattgGTATCTCATTACTATCCCTTTACATCCATTGTGGGGAATCATCTTCTGCACGTTTATTGTTTGATGGGATGGAAGAAAAAAGTTCAGTGTCTTGGAATGCAATGATTTCTGGTTATTCACAAAATGGACTTCCGGAGGATGCCCTGATATTATTTCGTAAATTGGTGTCTGACGGATTTCAGCCATCTGATATTGCTGTAGTTAGTGTGCTTGGGGCTTGTTCACAACAATCAGCTTTGCGGCTGGGGAAAGAAACTCATTGTTATGCGTTGAAGACTCTCCTTATGGAGGATGTTTTTGTTGCTTGTTCAACTATAGATATGTATGCAAAAAGTGGATGTATAAAAGAATCTCGAAGTGTTTTTGATGGGTTGAAGAATAAAGATTTGGCGTCATGGAATGCTATTATTGCTGCATATGGAGTTCATGGAGATGGAGAAGAGTCAATAGAGCTATTCGAGAGAATGAGGAAAGTTGGTCAAATGCCTGATGGTTTCACATTTATTGGTATATTGACGGTGTGTAGTCATGCAGGGCTGGTTGAAGAAGGGCTGAAATATTTCAATGAGATGCAGAATTTCCATGGGATAGAACCAAAACTGGAGCATTATGCATGTGTTATGGATATGTTAGGTCGTGCTGGAAGATTGGATGATGCTCTAAGGCTTGTCCATGAGATGCCTGAGCAACCAGATAGTCGAGTCTGGAGCTCATTGCTCAGTTTCTGCAGGAATTTTGGTGAGCTGGAAATAGGGCAGATAGTTGCAGAGAAGCTGTTAGAATTAGAACCAAAGAACGTAGAGAACTACGTATCACTTTCAAACCTGTATGCTGGATCAGGTCGGTGGGATGATGTGCGAAGGGTGAGGCAAATGATAAAGGATATTGGCCTTCAAAAGGATGCTGGCTGCAGTTGGATTGAACTTGGAGGTAAAGTACATAGTTTCGTTGCTGGGGACAATTTGCTGCCACAGTCGAAAGAGATGAGTATGACATGgagaaaattagagaaaaagatgTGTAAAATTGGATATAAACCTAACACAAGCGCTGTGCTCCATGATGTGGACGAAGAGAAGAAGATTGAGAAACTGCGAGGGCACAGCGAGAAGCTTGCAATTTGTTTTGGGCTGTTGAACACAACCAAAGCCACAACTCTCAGGATTTTCAAGAATCTGCGCATTTGTGTAGATTGTCATAACGCTTCTAAGTTTATGTCGGAGGTAACTGGAAGAGAGATAATAATTAGAGATAACAAGCGGTTTCATCATTTCAAAGATGGATTGTGTTCTTGTGGAGATTATTGGTGA
- the LOC8264581 gene encoding D-aminoacyl-tRNA deacylase, with translation MVTLLVATTTDPASINPAAAILAMPGWQPVPSFQEMKSYSNKEVRLLQHDKSIIKEDNLDERWEEATGEVVEEVIFFSKHTAVSNRPALTIHPIGVPHLRQGDVPPQGGKPGWAAPPDPRMGPWLRLLKKIADSHHLLPEFEITLEATHHGPVTNKPTMFIEIGSTEEYWKRQDAAQVIALLVWEGLGLGGGPSVGNWSSAHDKRTVLLGIGGGHYAPRHMDIVLKDGVWVAHLLSGYSLPMEDPSQTKKDSSTKDIGGTWREAIKAVYEATQSAFPGGEILAHLDHKSFKSWQKNAIIGFLGEQNIKIGKPNDF, from the exons atggtgaCTCTATTGGTTGCGACAACTACTGATCCGGCCTCAATCAACCCTGCCGCTGCCATCTTGGCCATGCCAGGGTGGCAACCGGTGCCCTCTTTCCAG gaaatgaagAGTTACAGTAATAAAGAAGTGAGGTTGTTACAACACGATAAAAGCATAATCAAGGAAGACAATTTGGACGAGCGGTGGGAAGAGGCGACTGGGGAAGTGGTGGAAGAGGTGATTTTTTTTAGCAAACACACTGCCGTTTCTAATCGACCTGCCCTAACTATTCATCCGATTG gaGTGCCTCATTTGCGCCAAGGAGATGTGCCACCACAAGGAGGGAAGCCAGGATGGGCTGCACCACCTGATCCTAGGATGGGACCATGGCTTCGGCTCTTGAAAAAAATTGCTGATTCTCATCATTTGCTTCCTGAGTTTgag ATTACTTTAGAGGCTACTCATCATGGACCAGTCACCAATAAGCCAACTATGTTCATTGAAATTG GTAGCACAGAAGAGTACTGGAAGAGGCAGGATGCTGCTCAAGTCATTGCTCTA CTTGTATGGGAAGGACTTGGGCTTGGAGGAGGTCCCTCAGTAGGAAACTGGAGCAG TGCCCATGACAAGAGAACTGTCCTTCTTGGAATAGGTGGCGGACACTATGCACCTCGGCATATGGATATAGTGCT AAAAGATGGTGTTTGGGTAGCACACCTCCTTTCAGGGTATTCTTTACCCATGGAAGATCCAAGTCAGACAAAAAAAGATAGTAGTACGAAAGATATTGGTGGAACTTGGAGAGAAGCAATTAAAGCTGTGTATGAAGCTACACAATCAGCTTTCCCTGGTGGAGAAATTTTGGCGCATCTTGACCACAA GAGTTTCAAGAGCTGGCAGAAAAATGCTATTATAGGATTTCTAGGAGAACAGAACATTAAAATTGGGAAGCCTAATGATTTCTAA
- the LOC8289182 gene encoding translin-associated protein X isoform X3, whose product MIYCARGLHWIVLMASKSKPHRPHHQGTALQSSTKRARTMSTESSFKDAFSKYADYLNNLNEKRERVVKASRDVTMSSKKVIFQVHRLSKYNKEEVLEKAEKDLAAVTDQHMSRLVKELQGTDFWKLRRAYSPGVQEYVEAATFFKFCRTGTLLNLDEINATLLPLSDPSLEPLQLNVLDYLLGLADLTGELMRLAIGRISDGEPEFAERICKFVREIYRELTLIVPHMDDSSDMKTKMDTMLQSVLKIENACFSVHVRGSEYMPLLGSSEPNSFLLGVSDIEL is encoded by the exons atgATTTACTGTGCTCGCGGACTGCACTGGATTGTTCTCATGGCTTCCAAATCTAAACCTCACCGTCCCCATCATCAAG GGACAGCGTTACAGAGCTCAACGAAGAGAGCCAGGACAATGAGCACGGAGTCCTCTTTCAAAGACGCTTTTTCCAAATACGCTGATTATCTCAACAACCTT AATGAAAAGCGAGAGAGAGTGGTCAAAGCCAGTCGCGATGTTACCATGAGCAGCAAAAAGGTCATATTTCAAGTTCACAG ACTCAgtaaatataacaaagaagaaGTTCTTGAGAAGGCAGAAAAGGATTTAGCAGCTGTGACAGATCAGCACATGTCCCGATTGGTTAAAGAACTGCAAGGGACTGATTTTTGGAAGCTAAGACGAGCATACTCTCCTGGG GTACAAGAATATGTTGAAGCTGCAACATTCTTTAAATTCTGCCGAACAGGGACTCTCTTGAATCTGGATGAGATAAATGCTACTTTGTTACCACTCAGTGATCCATCTCTTGAGCCTTTGCAATTAAACGTCCTTGACTATCTTTTGGGG CTTGCAGATTTAACAGGAGAGCTGATGCGGTTGGCAATAGGTCGAATTTCAGATGGTGAACCTGAATTTGCAGAGAGGATATGTAAGTTTGTACGAGAAATCTACAGGGAGCTGACTCTCATTGTTCCGCATATGGATGATAGTTCTGACATGAAAACAAAAATGGATACAATGCTTCAAAGTGTGCTGAAAATAGAGaatg CTTGCTTTAGTGTCCATGTGAGAGGATCAGAGTATATGCCATTGCTTGGATCCAGTGAGCCAAATTCCTTCTTGTTGGGGGTGTCTGACATTGAATTATAA
- the LOC8289182 gene encoding translin-associated protein X isoform X1, with product MIYCARGLHWIVLMASKSKPHRPHHQEVAAGTALQSSTKRARTMSTESSFKDAFSKYADYLNNLNEKRERVVKASRDVTMSSKKVIFQVHRLSKYNKEEVLEKAEKDLAAVTDQHMSRLVKELQGTDFWKLRRAYSPGVQEYVEAATFFKFCRTGTLLNLDEINATLLPLSDPSLEPLQLNVLDYLLGLADLTGELMRLAIGRISDGEPEFAERICKFVREIYRELTLIVPHMDDSSDMKTKMDTMLQSVLKIENACFSVHVRGSEYMPLLGSSEPNSFLLGVSDIEL from the exons atgATTTACTGTGCTCGCGGACTGCACTGGATTGTTCTCATGGCTTCCAAATCTAAACCTCACCGTCCCCATCATCAAG aaGTGGCAGCAGGGACAGCGTTACAGAGCTCAACGAAGAGAGCCAGGACAATGAGCACGGAGTCCTCTTTCAAAGACGCTTTTTCCAAATACGCTGATTATCTCAACAACCTT AATGAAAAGCGAGAGAGAGTGGTCAAAGCCAGTCGCGATGTTACCATGAGCAGCAAAAAGGTCATATTTCAAGTTCACAG ACTCAgtaaatataacaaagaagaaGTTCTTGAGAAGGCAGAAAAGGATTTAGCAGCTGTGACAGATCAGCACATGTCCCGATTGGTTAAAGAACTGCAAGGGACTGATTTTTGGAAGCTAAGACGAGCATACTCTCCTGGG GTACAAGAATATGTTGAAGCTGCAACATTCTTTAAATTCTGCCGAACAGGGACTCTCTTGAATCTGGATGAGATAAATGCTACTTTGTTACCACTCAGTGATCCATCTCTTGAGCCTTTGCAATTAAACGTCCTTGACTATCTTTTGGGG CTTGCAGATTTAACAGGAGAGCTGATGCGGTTGGCAATAGGTCGAATTTCAGATGGTGAACCTGAATTTGCAGAGAGGATATGTAAGTTTGTACGAGAAATCTACAGGGAGCTGACTCTCATTGTTCCGCATATGGATGATAGTTCTGACATGAAAACAAAAATGGATACAATGCTTCAAAGTGTGCTGAAAATAGAGaatg CTTGCTTTAGTGTCCATGTGAGAGGATCAGAGTATATGCCATTGCTTGGATCCAGTGAGCCAAATTCCTTCTTGTTGGGGGTGTCTGACATTGAATTATAA
- the LOC8264584 gene encoding cytosolic sulfotransferase 12 translates to MVTPHPPSVLTTMPTVYPPTLLTSMPALQIPPDLPAYLQEKDLSQECRDLIVSLPAEKGWVANYLHQYQGFWHTTRQLKGVIACQNHFQAQESDIFLVTTPKSGTTWLKAIMFALVNRKHFSDTKQQHPLLTNNPHVLVPFLEHQYIDTQLPDFTSFTSPRLFSTHLPFASLPKSVEDWGCKLVYLCRNPKDTFVSLWHFTNKLRPKEKGENSLEETFDKFCRGVSLYGPFWDHVLGYWKQSLEKPERVLFLKYEDFKEEPKGHLMKLSEFLNCPFSQEEESSGAMDEILNLCSFDYLSNLEVNKTGKLPSGEENSAFFRRGQVGDSKSHLSAEMSEKMDHITKEKLQVSGLNL, encoded by the coding sequence ATGGTAACCCCTCATCCTCCTTCAGTTCTCACTACCATGCCAACAGTTTATCCTCCAACACTTCTCACTTCCATGCCAGCACTTCAAATCCCTCCTGATCTCCCTGCTTACTTGCAAGAAAAGGATCTTTCCCAAGAATGCAGGGACTTGATAGTCTCACTGCCCGCTGAAAAAGGCTGGGTTGCGAATTATCTCCATCAATATCAAGGCTTCTGGCACACCACGAGGCAACTAAAAGGCGTGATAGCTTGCCAAAATCATTTCCAAGCTCAAGAGAGTGATATCTTCCTTGTCACAACTCCTAAATCAGGCACTACTTGGCTGAAGGCAATAATGTTTGCCTTAGTGAACCGGAAGCATTTTTCTGACACTAAACAACAGCACCCCTTGCTTACTAATAATCCTCATGTACTTGTTCCTTTCTTGGAGCATCAATACATTGATACACAACTTCCTGATTTCACCTCCTTCACTTCTCCGAGACTGTTTTCGACCCATTTACCTTTTGCTTCTCTTCCAAAATCCGTGGAGGACTGGGGTTGTAAGCTGGTTTACTTGTGTAGGAACCCTAAGGACACTTTTGTGTCACTTTGGCACTTCACCAACAAGCTGAGACCTAAAGAAAAAGGCGAGAATTCACTTGAAGAGACCTTTGATAAGTTCTGTAGAGGTGTGAGTTTGTATGGGCCATTTTGGGATCATGTTTTGGGGTATTGGAAGCAGAGTTTGGAAAAGCCTGAAAGGGTATTATTCTTGAAGTATGAAGACTTCAAGGAAGAGCCTAAGGGTCATTTGATGAAATTGTCTGAGTTCCTGAACTGTCCATTCtcacaagaagaagaaagtagtGGTGCTATGGATGAAATCTTGAACTTGTGTAGTTTTGATTATTTGAGCAATCTTGAAGTGAATAAGACAGGAAAATTGCCGTCCGGGGAGGAGAATAGCGCATTTTTCAGGCGAGGTCAGGTCGGAGATTCCAAGAGTCATTTGAGTGCCGAGATGTCGGAAAAAATGGACCACATCACTAAGGAGAAGTTGCAGGTTTCAGGATTAAATTTGTAG